In the genome of Cynocephalus volans isolate mCynVol1 chromosome 10, mCynVol1.pri, whole genome shotgun sequence, the window aacagagatttatttggcttacgattctgggacagctgcatatggcacaggcctcaggctgcttctactcatggtggaaagcggcaggcagccagcaggtacaagcagatcacatagcaagagagagagggagaggtggTTTCAGGGTCCTatgaacaaccagctctcatgggaactaacagagcgagatttcactcattactccccctcccccagggagagcattaatccattcatgagggatactcccccatgattcaatcagtttccaacactgccacattggggatcaaatttccacatgagttttggaggggacaacacatccaaactccatgaGGTGGTAAGGTATTTTCTTCCAAACATGTCTTTCCAACCTGTTTAGTGCCTCAGAGGCTCCTAACGTTGATGTAAACTTCCAATGAGATAATCCAAGGCAAAGGTTTTTGTCATTGCCGTGTCAAAATCTTCTGGTAATCTATCTGTAGAGGTTTTACTAGACACTTtgagcagtgctcctttgttcagATGTCCATGCAATAGGCAGAATTATGTGGAAGCCGTTTATTAAACACCtgctgagcaaaagaagacaAGGCTTTTAGAAAGGTGCAACTTCttggtaaagattttttttttttttttttttttttgctctgcagCCACCAGATTTCTTACTTGTAGCTCACTTATGAAATTTAGTGTGATTCTAATGGGATCTTACTAATGTGAATGGGAGCCTGTTGGATTGCCTCTTGGCTTCTGGGGGTATGTAAATCAGGTAACTTGATACGTgatgataaagaaaaacagaacctTCTCCTGTTCAATAAAGCACTGGGCTGTGGGTGTAAGTTTATAATCTTGACATCTTTGAACCAAGTGTTTACATGCTCCATCTCCGAATTCTCTTCATCCTTTTAGGAGGCAAGAATCTAAATGAAAAGACTCTGCAAGAAGTAGGATTAAGATACCTACCACAAGAAGAGCTTTTCTGCTCACAAATCTGGCAGCATATTACAAGGGAGTTAACCAGGTGTCAAGAATCCATGATAAATATTCAAGGAATTGGCTCTCAGTTGGGAAAACAAGGTGATGTACCCTATAAAGATGAGGAGTTCAGTAATCCGAGTTCACATCTTCAAGTCCACAACAGAGTCCACACTGGTGAAAAACTGTACAAAGGTGAGGGGTGTGAGAAAAGTTTTATTAGGGACTCTCATCTTCAAATTAACCAGAGGGCCCATGCAGGAGAGAAGCCCtacaaatgtgaaaaatgtgataATGCCTTTCGTCGGTTTTCAAGTCTTCAAGCCCATCAGAGAATCCACAGTAGAGAGAAGTACAAATATGATGCATTGTGTAAGGGTTTCAGTCAGAGATCACGTCTTCACCATCATCAGAGAGTTCCCACTGGAGATAATTCATACAAATATGAGGAGCATGGGAGGAGTGTCAGGAAAAGCTCACATTGTCAAGCTCCTCTGATAGTCTATAGAGGAGAAAAACCCTACAAATGTGAGGAGTGTGGGGTGGGCTTCAGTCAGAGTTCATATCTCCAAGTCCATCAAAGAGTCCATGCTGGAACGAAACCTTATAAATGTGAAGAGTGTGGAAAGGGCTTTAGTTGGCGTTCACGACTGCAGGCTCATCAGcgaattcacactggagagaaaccatacAAATGCAATGCATGTGGCAAGGGCTTTAGTTATAGCTCACACCTTAACATTCATTGTAGAATCCACACGGGAGAGAAACCTTATAAATGTGAAGAGTGTGGGAAAGGCTTTAGTGTGGGTTCACACCTTCAAGCCCATCAGATAAGCCATACTGGGGAAAAACCATACAAATGTGAGGAGTGTGGGAAGGGCTTTTGTCGGGCCTCGAATCTTCTGGACCATCAGAGAGgccatactggagagaaaccatatCAATGTGATGCATGTGGTAAGGGCTTCAGTCGTAGCTCAGATTTTAACATTCATTTTAGAGTTCATACAGGTGAAAAACCCTATAAATGTGAGGAGTGTGGTAAGGGCTTCAGTCAGGCCTCAAACCTTCTGGCCCATCAAAGAggccacactggagagaaaccatacAAATGTGGTACATGTGGGAAGGGCTTTAGTCGGAGTTCAGATCTTAACGTTCATTGTagaattcacacaggagagaagccctaCAAATGTGAGAAGTGTGGCAAGGCCTTCAGTCAGTTCTCAAGTCTTCAAGTGCATCAGAGAGtgcacactggagagaa includes:
- the ZNF45 gene encoding zinc finger protein 45, translating into MTKFKEAVTFKDVAVIFTEEELGLLDSAQRKLYQDVMLENFRNVISVGHQTFTPDVISQLEREEKPWMMKMTNQSNNFSGGKNLNEKTLQEVGLRYLPQEELFCSQIWQHITRELTRCQESMINIQGIGSQLGKQGDVPYKDEEFSNPSSHLQVHNRVHTGEKLYKGEGCEKSFIRDSHLQINQRAHAGEKPYKCEKCDNAFRRFSSLQAHQRIHSREKYKYDALCKGFSQRSRLHHHQRVPTGDNSYKYEEHGRSVRKSSHCQAPLIVYRGEKPYKCEECGVGFSQSSYLQVHQRVHAGTKPYKCEECGKGFSWRSRLQAHQRIHTGEKPYKCNACGKGFSYSSHLNIHCRIHTGEKPYKCEECGKGFSVGSHLQAHQISHTGEKPYKCEECGKGFCRASNLLDHQRGHTGEKPYQCDACGKGFSRSSDFNIHFRVHTGEKPYKCEECGKGFSQASNLLAHQRGHTGEKPYKCGTCGKGFSRSSDLNVHCRIHTGEKPYKCEKCGKAFSQFSSLQVHQRVHTGEKPYQCAECGKGFSVGSQLQAHQRCHTGEKPYQCEECGKGFCRASNFLAHRGVHTGEKPYRCDVCGKRFRQRSYLQAHQRVHTGERPYKCEECGKVFSWSSYLQAHQRVHTGEKPYKCEECGKGFSWSSSLIIHQRVHADDEGDKDFPSAEDSHRKEAL